Proteins from a genomic interval of Diaminobutyricimonas aerilata:
- a CDS encoding MarR family winged helix-turn-helix transcriptional regulator — MQADRMRAPTVLLREILEISEEFERRLGRHLAVNPTDLSAMEHLIASGPLSPGELARRLGISPAAVTTVIDRLTAAGHAARTPNPDDRRGVLVAAAPDSVAAAMAQLMPMIGDIDRVIDEFDEQESAAIERYLRRVVERYRAHVDD, encoded by the coding sequence ATGCAAGCGGACAGGATGCGCGCGCCGACCGTGCTGCTCCGCGAGATCCTCGAGATCTCGGAGGAATTCGAACGCCGGCTCGGTCGTCACCTGGCCGTCAATCCGACCGATCTCTCCGCCATGGAGCACCTCATCGCGAGCGGACCGCTGAGCCCGGGGGAACTCGCCCGCCGGCTGGGCATCTCCCCCGCCGCCGTCACCACCGTGATCGACCGGCTGACCGCCGCCGGCCACGCCGCGCGCACTCCCAACCCCGACGACCGCCGGGGCGTGCTCGTCGCGGCCGCGCCCGATTCCGTCGCGGCGGCGATGGCGCAGCTGATGCCGATGATCGGCGACATCGATCGAGTCATCGACGAGTTCGACGAGCAGGAGTCCGCCGCGATCGAGCGGTACCTGCGTCGGGTGGTCGAGCGCTACCGCGCCCACGTCGACGACTAG
- a CDS encoding aspartate ammonia-lyase: MTPQAFDDDTDLIVRDEQRIDGDENAPLTGTNGPAVGEDSVGHRGRATRVESDSLGRLEVPADAYWGIHTARALTNFPITRRAIYNYPDLVRALARVKQASARANREIGVLEPEKADVIDRVCEEIVAGGLHDQFVVGVIQGGAGTSTNMNTNEVIANRGLELLGHEKGDYRHLHPIDDVNRSQSTNDVYPTAIKLAMVLSLQRLLAEHARLQDAFAAKGREFAHVLKVGRTQLQDAVPMTLGQEFSGFAHTLREDYDRLTESIKWLNEINMGATAIGTGITADPRYAEAVRRRLEEVTGLAFETAPDLIEATSDAGIFMTLSGILKRGAVKLSKICNDLRLLSSGPQAGIGEINLPPRQAGSSIMPGKVNPVIPEVVNQVAFSVIGADATVTAAAEAGQLQLNAFEPVIAHSILQSLAWLTNACRTLRVNCIDGITANTERLSRQVESSVGVVTALTPYIGYSAAATLAHEALTTNASIADLVVDAGLMRAEDVQRVLAPERLSGIAPSTGAITLPTATALDEDRA, translated from the coding sequence ATGACGCCACAAGCGTTCGACGACGACACCGACCTCATCGTGCGGGACGAACAGCGCATCGACGGCGATGAGAACGCACCCCTGACGGGCACGAACGGACCGGCCGTGGGGGAGGACTCCGTGGGCCACCGGGGACGGGCGACACGAGTCGAGAGCGACTCGCTCGGCCGTCTCGAAGTGCCCGCCGACGCCTACTGGGGCATCCACACCGCGCGGGCACTCACCAACTTCCCGATCACGCGACGGGCCATCTACAACTACCCCGACCTCGTGCGCGCCCTCGCGCGCGTGAAGCAGGCCTCGGCGCGGGCGAACCGCGAGATCGGGGTGCTCGAGCCCGAGAAGGCCGACGTCATCGACCGCGTGTGCGAGGAGATCGTCGCGGGCGGGCTGCACGACCAGTTCGTCGTCGGCGTCATCCAGGGCGGCGCCGGCACGAGCACCAACATGAACACGAACGAGGTGATCGCCAACCGCGGGCTCGAACTCCTCGGGCACGAGAAGGGCGACTACCGGCACCTGCATCCGATCGACGACGTCAACCGCAGCCAGAGCACGAACGACGTCTACCCGACGGCCATCAAGCTCGCGATGGTGCTGTCGCTCCAGCGTCTGCTGGCCGAGCACGCTCGCCTGCAGGACGCCTTCGCGGCGAAGGGGCGCGAGTTCGCCCACGTGCTCAAGGTCGGCCGCACGCAGCTGCAGGACGCCGTGCCGATGACGCTCGGTCAGGAGTTCTCCGGCTTCGCGCACACGCTGCGCGAGGACTACGACCGGCTCACCGAGTCGATCAAGTGGCTCAACGAGATCAACATGGGCGCGACGGCGATCGGCACGGGCATCACGGCGGATCCCCGCTACGCCGAGGCCGTGCGCCGACGGCTCGAAGAGGTCACGGGCCTTGCGTTCGAGACCGCTCCCGACCTGATCGAGGCCACGAGCGATGCCGGGATCTTCATGACCCTCTCCGGGATCCTCAAGCGCGGTGCCGTGAAGCTGTCGAAGATCTGCAACGATCTGCGCCTGCTCTCGAGCGGACCGCAGGCCGGCATCGGCGAGATCAACCTCCCGCCGCGGCAGGCGGGCTCGAGCATCATGCCGGGCAAGGTCAACCCGGTCATCCCCGAGGTCGTCAATCAGGTCGCCTTCAGCGTGATCGGGGCGGATGCGACGGTCACGGCCGCGGCCGAGGCGGGTCAGCTGCAGCTGAACGCCTTCGAACCGGTCATCGCCCACAGCATCCTGCAGTCGCTCGCCTGGCTCACGAACGCGTGCCGCACGCTGCGCGTCAACTGCATCGACGGCATCACCGCCAACACCGAGCGCTTGAGCAGGCAGGTCGAGTCGAGTGTGGGCGTCGTGACCGCGCTGACGCCGTACATCGGCTACTCCGCGGCCGCGACGCTCGCCCACGAGGCCCTCACGACGAACGCGTCGATCGCGGACCTCGTCGTGGACGCCGGGCTGATGCGGGCGGAGGACGTGCAGCGGGTGCTCGCCCCGGAGCGGCTGAGCGGCATCGCCCCGTCGACCGGCGCCATCACGCTGCCGACCGCGACGGCCCTCGACGAGGACCGCGCCTGA
- a CDS encoding nucleoside deaminase: MDADATDHLDRAIALAVDNVTAGGGPFGAIVVIDGTAYEGVNRVTLDSDPTAHAEVVAIRRACADRGTFELAGAVLYSSCEPCPLCLSAAMWARIDEVVFAADRHQAAAAGFDDAVFYEAFEDGGRSPLRVSRAGTDGAAPFQAWLEHEARVDY, translated from the coding sequence ATGGATGCCGATGCCACCGACCACCTCGACCGCGCGATCGCCCTGGCGGTCGACAACGTGACCGCCGGGGGCGGACCGTTCGGTGCGATCGTGGTGATCGACGGCACCGCGTACGAAGGGGTGAACCGGGTGACCCTCGACTCGGATCCGACCGCGCACGCCGAGGTCGTCGCGATCCGCCGGGCGTGTGCGGACCGCGGCACGTTCGAGCTCGCCGGGGCGGTGCTCTACTCGAGCTGCGAGCCGTGCCCGCTGTGCCTCAGCGCGGCGATGTGGGCGCGGATCGACGAAGTGGTGTTCGCCGCCGACCGGCATCAGGCGGCCGCGGCGGGCTTCGACGATGCCGTGTTCTACGAGGCGTTCGAAGACGGCGGGCGCAGCCCGTTGCGGGTCAGCCGTGCGGGTACCGACGGCGCCGCGCCGTTCCAGGCGTGGCTCGAGCACGAAGCGCGCGTCGACTACTGA
- a CDS encoding inorganic phosphate transporter: MDISLVVALVIVLALFFDFTNGFHDTANAMATPIATRALKPRTAVAIAAVLNLVGAFLSTEVARTISGGLIREGDDGVVISPQMIFAALIGAIVWNMATWLLGLPSSSSHALFGGLIGAAVVGAGVDSIDPGVLLSKVVLPAVLAPTIAAIVAFTATKIALGITRRAVESRDNFRYGQIATSSLVALAHGTNDAQKTMGVITLTLIAAGSQEPGTDPELWVIVVCALAIALGTYMGGWRIIRTLGTGITEVTPPQGLAAEASTMATILASSHLGFALSTTQVASGSIIGSGLGRDPRGVRWGIAGRIGIAWLITLPAAAAMAALAELLARLGLVGILLDAGIAALAIAGMFLWSRRSRVGHHNVTRHPVPVSARRSRVDAP, encoded by the coding sequence GTGGACATCTCGCTCGTCGTCGCGCTCGTCATCGTGTTGGCGCTCTTCTTCGACTTCACGAACGGATTCCACGACACGGCGAACGCCATGGCGACCCCCATCGCGACCCGCGCGCTCAAGCCGCGCACGGCCGTCGCCATCGCCGCCGTACTGAACCTCGTCGGCGCCTTCCTCAGCACGGAGGTCGCCCGCACGATCTCGGGCGGACTCATCCGCGAAGGCGACGACGGCGTGGTGATCTCGCCGCAGATGATCTTCGCGGCGCTCATCGGGGCGATCGTGTGGAACATGGCCACCTGGCTGCTCGGCCTGCCGAGCTCGTCGAGCCATGCGCTCTTCGGCGGGCTCATCGGCGCCGCGGTGGTCGGTGCGGGCGTCGACTCGATCGACCCGGGTGTGCTGTTGTCGAAGGTCGTGCTGCCGGCCGTACTCGCGCCCACCATCGCGGCGATCGTCGCGTTCACGGCGACGAAGATCGCGCTCGGCATCACCCGCCGAGCGGTCGAGTCCCGCGACAACTTCCGTTACGGCCAGATCGCGACGTCGTCGCTCGTCGCGCTCGCGCACGGCACGAACGACGCGCAGAAGACGATGGGCGTCATCACCCTGACCCTCATCGCCGCGGGGTCGCAGGAGCCGGGCACCGACCCCGAGCTGTGGGTCATCGTCGTGTGCGCGCTCGCCATCGCCCTCGGCACCTACATGGGCGGGTGGCGCATCATCCGCACCCTCGGCACCGGGATCACCGAGGTCACCCCGCCACAGGGGCTCGCCGCCGAGGCGTCGACGATGGCGACCATCCTCGCCTCGTCGCACCTCGGATTCGCCCTGTCGACGACACAGGTGGCGAGCGGATCGATCATCGGCTCCGGGCTCGGCCGCGACCCGCGCGGCGTGCGGTGGGGCATCGCCGGCCGCATCGGGATCGCCTGGCTCATCACGTTGCCCGCCGCCGCCGCGATGGCGGCCCTCGCGGAACTCCTCGCCCGGCTGGGTCTCGTCGGAATCCTGCTCGACGCGGGGATCGCCGCCCTCGCGATCGCCGGGATGTTCCTCTGGTCCCGCCGCTCGCGGGTGGGCCATCACAACGTCACCCGCCACCCGGTGCCCGTCTCGGCGCGACGCTCGCGCGTGGACGCCCCGTGA
- a CDS encoding DedA family protein, producing MDQVTDAVLTLLGSPWLYPVLFAITALDALLIVVPSETVVVALGATAASSGVPDLRIVVPVAAAAAMLGDNLGYLVGRSVGIDRARWMRRAAIARAFAWARRALDRRAAVVILTARFVPFGRLAVNLTAGATGFPVRRFVPLTIIAGSAWALYNVAVGAFFGAWLQGQPVLAVVVSVVVAVSLGIAVDAISSRLTRRTDGAAPGPPARTDGPSAANAPD from the coding sequence GTGGATCAGGTCACGGACGCGGTGCTCACCCTGCTGGGGTCGCCGTGGCTCTATCCCGTGCTCTTCGCCATCACCGCGCTCGACGCGCTGCTCATCGTGGTGCCCAGCGAGACGGTCGTGGTCGCGCTCGGCGCGACGGCGGCGTCGTCGGGCGTCCCGGATCTGCGCATCGTCGTGCCGGTCGCCGCCGCCGCCGCGATGCTCGGCGACAACCTCGGATACCTCGTGGGGCGCAGCGTCGGCATCGACCGGGCGCGTTGGATGCGGCGCGCCGCGATCGCACGGGCGTTCGCGTGGGCACGACGCGCCCTCGACCGCCGCGCCGCCGTGGTGATCCTCACGGCCCGGTTCGTGCCGTTCGGACGCCTCGCGGTGAACCTCACCGCGGGGGCGACGGGATTCCCGGTGCGGCGCTTCGTGCCGCTCACGATCATCGCCGGCTCGGCGTGGGCGCTCTACAACGTCGCCGTCGGGGCGTTCTTCGGCGCCTGGCTGCAGGGTCAGCCGGTGCTGGCCGTCGTCGTCTCGGTGGTCGTCGCGGTCTCGCTCGGGATCGCCGTGGACGCCATCTCGTCGCGCTTGACGAGACGGACCGACGGCGCGGCTCCCGGCCCTCCGGCGCGTACGGACGGCCCGTCGGCCGCGAATGCGCCAGACTGA
- a CDS encoding Rho termination factor N-terminal domain-containing protein: MGWLSRLFSRSPKPRAGASTAPVTAMDTAAETAAAKASTRSATKPVDAVPAQPAATEPADRIAATPAPTESELMTPADTVAAETPLSVPVDTDGVPTASLTVPQLRERAKALGLTGYSRLGKADLIALIENAR, encoded by the coding sequence ATGGGTTGGTTGAGCCGCTTGTTCTCCCGTTCCCCCAAGCCGCGCGCCGGCGCGTCCACCGCGCCCGTGACGGCCATGGACACCGCCGCCGAGACGGCGGCGGCGAAGGCGTCGACGCGGTCGGCGACAAAGCCGGTGGACGCCGTGCCCGCTCAGCCGGCCGCGACGGAGCCGGCGGATCGGATCGCGGCGACCCCGGCTCCGACGGAGTCGGAGCTCATGACCCCGGCCGACACGGTCGCCGCCGAGACGCCCCTGTCGGTTCCGGTCGACACCGACGGCGTGCCGACCGCCTCGCTCACCGTGCCGCAGCTGCGGGAACGCGCGAAGGCGCTCGGGCTCACCGGATACTCGCGCCTGGGCAAGGCTGACCTGATCGCGCTCATCGAGAACGCCCGCTGA
- a CDS encoding TM0106 family RecB-like putative nuclease, which translates to MYLLDGRLVYSASDLKAASECEFAMLRTLDAKLGRIDPVVEEVDTMLERAARLGDAHELRQLAAYRREFGVAEGLAGPGVVEIDRPDRDRASVQAAAERTLEALRGRADVVFQGTFFDGSFVGYADFLVREGERIEVYDTKLARSARVTALMQLAAYAEQLQRAGIPVGRDVHLLLGDGTRSTHRLDDIAPVFALRRDRLLAMLDERMSAEAPVDWHDPRYARCGRCAWCEAEVDAHRDPLLIGGIRRTQRDRLVTAGIDTIEAVAALDGPVDGIPEATLANLREQARLQIEPGDGLRYRVVDARSLEVIPAPDAGDIFFDFEGDPLYSEELGGRVQWNLDYLFGVVEGDTGEFRPFWAHDFAQERVALIAFLDYVAERRERYPDMHIFHYADYERAHLQSLCARHGVGEAVLDTLLRENVFVDLYPIVKRAVRVASRSYSLKKLEPLYMGDELRTSDVQTGGQSVDAYVEYTRLRDNGDAEAAARQLADIADYNHYDCRSTRGLRDWLLERAAENGVPSLGAIELPEEGRDEAPNPARDRLRELAGDPLDPDRDDDSSALALAAAALDFHRRERKTFWWEHFNRLLAPVEDWQDSRDVLVVERTEVVREWAPDPRAMKRTLRLHGRLAPGSRLREEGCTLVYERPGPFTVRGAERGVRPSNMSARIVEVIDENTVLVTETLPRDVEEYPHLPFAIAPGRPIPHNNQESAIAEWADRILAERAAEPPRWPHDAATDLLRRVTPRGEGIVPVVDGDRIDAIVESLLRLEDSYLAVQGPPGTGKTHVGSRVIARLVRDHGWRVGIVAQSHQVIEHMLDCVLDAGVPQPLVGKKVKRQDRDRVRSGELSVRFTAVGDDEVLEFTGERPQGYVLGGTAWDFANAARVPRRSLDLLVIDEAGQFSLADTIAVASGARRLLLLGDPQQLPQVSQGLHPEPVDRSALGWVAAGNEVLPADRGYFLAESWRMHPAVAARVSDLSYDGKLRARDERTAARLLGGVAPGVHPVRVDHVGNATSSEEEAAAVVAIVRDLLGRPWTAPDQHSDGDPLGVEDLIVVAPYNAHVDLVQARLEEAGIDGVRVGTVDRFQGQEAVVAIVTLAASSAADVPRGISFLLLPNRLNVAVSRAQWAAFVVHSPALSDHLPRTPQALAQLSGFLRLTEPVEAVPHLHA; encoded by the coding sequence TCGTCTTCCAGGGCACGTTCTTCGACGGATCGTTCGTCGGCTACGCCGACTTCCTCGTCCGCGAGGGCGAGCGCATCGAGGTGTACGACACGAAGCTCGCCCGCTCCGCACGCGTCACCGCCCTCATGCAGCTCGCGGCCTACGCCGAGCAGCTGCAGCGCGCGGGCATCCCCGTGGGACGCGACGTGCACCTGCTGCTCGGCGACGGCACCCGGTCGACCCACCGGCTCGACGACATCGCGCCCGTCTTCGCCCTGCGCAGGGATCGCCTGCTGGCCATGCTCGACGAGCGGATGTCGGCCGAGGCACCGGTCGACTGGCACGACCCGCGCTACGCCCGCTGCGGACGGTGCGCCTGGTGCGAGGCCGAGGTCGACGCCCACCGCGACCCGCTGCTCATCGGCGGGATCCGTCGCACCCAGCGCGACCGGCTGGTGACGGCGGGGATCGACACGATCGAGGCCGTCGCCGCCCTCGATGGACCCGTCGACGGCATCCCCGAGGCGACTCTGGCGAACCTGCGCGAGCAGGCGCGCCTGCAGATCGAACCCGGCGACGGACTGCGCTACCGCGTGGTCGACGCTCGCTCGCTCGAGGTCATCCCCGCTCCCGACGCCGGAGACATCTTCTTCGACTTCGAGGGCGACCCGCTCTACAGCGAGGAGCTCGGCGGTCGCGTGCAGTGGAACCTCGACTACCTCTTCGGCGTGGTCGAGGGCGACACGGGCGAATTCCGCCCGTTCTGGGCGCACGATTTCGCGCAGGAGCGCGTGGCGCTCATCGCCTTCCTCGACTACGTGGCCGAGCGGCGCGAGCGGTACCCCGACATGCACATCTTTCACTACGCCGACTACGAACGGGCGCACCTGCAGTCGCTGTGCGCCCGGCACGGTGTCGGCGAGGCGGTGCTCGACACGCTGCTGCGCGAGAACGTCTTCGTCGACCTGTACCCGATCGTGAAACGCGCCGTGCGTGTCGCCTCGCGCTCGTACTCGCTCAAGAAGCTCGAGCCGCTGTACATGGGCGACGAACTGCGCACGAGCGACGTGCAGACCGGCGGGCAGTCCGTCGACGCCTACGTCGAGTACACGCGCCTGCGCGACAACGGCGACGCCGAAGCCGCGGCGCGGCAGCTCGCCGACATCGCCGACTACAACCACTACGACTGCCGATCGACCCGTGGATTGCGCGACTGGCTGCTCGAACGGGCGGCCGAGAACGGCGTACCGTCGCTCGGCGCGATCGAGTTGCCGGAGGAGGGTCGGGACGAGGCCCCGAACCCCGCCCGCGACCGTCTGCGTGAACTCGCCGGCGATCCGCTCGACCCCGACCGCGACGACGACAGCTCCGCGCTCGCCCTCGCCGCCGCCGCGCTCGACTTCCATCGGCGGGAACGCAAGACCTTCTGGTGGGAGCACTTCAACCGGCTGCTCGCCCCGGTCGAGGACTGGCAGGACTCCCGCGACGTGCTCGTCGTCGAACGCACCGAGGTCGTGCGCGAGTGGGCACCCGACCCGCGGGCGATGAAGCGCACACTGCGGCTCCACGGTCGGCTCGCGCCGGGCAGCCGCCTGCGCGAGGAGGGCTGCACCCTCGTCTACGAACGACCCGGCCCGTTCACGGTACGCGGAGCCGAACGGGGCGTGCGGCCCTCGAACATGAGCGCGCGCATCGTCGAGGTCATCGACGAGAACACGGTGCTCGTCACCGAGACGCTGCCGCGCGACGTGGAGGAATACCCCCACCTGCCCTTCGCCATCGCCCCAGGTCGACCCATCCCGCACAACAATCAGGAGTCGGCGATCGCCGAATGGGCCGACCGCATCCTCGCCGAGCGCGCCGCGGAACCCCCGCGCTGGCCGCACGACGCCGCGACCGACCTGCTGCGGAGGGTGACCCCGCGCGGCGAGGGGATCGTCCCCGTCGTCGACGGCGACCGGATCGACGCGATCGTCGAGAGCCTGCTGCGGCTCGAGGACTCCTACCTCGCCGTGCAAGGACCTCCGGGAACGGGCAAGACGCACGTCGGCTCCCGGGTGATCGCCCGGCTCGTGCGCGACCACGGCTGGCGCGTCGGCATCGTCGCCCAGTCGCACCAGGTCATCGAGCACATGCTCGACTGCGTTCTGGATGCGGGCGTTCCGCAGCCGCTCGTGGGCAAGAAGGTCAAGCGGCAGGATCGCGACCGCGTGCGCTCGGGCGAGCTGTCGGTGCGGTTCACGGCGGTCGGCGACGACGAGGTGCTCGAGTTCACGGGGGAGCGGCCGCAGGGCTACGTGCTCGGCGGGACGGCGTGGGATTTCGCCAACGCCGCGCGGGTGCCGCGGCGGTCGCTCGACCTGCTCGTCATCGACGAGGCGGGTCAGTTCTCGCTCGCCGACACGATCGCGGTCGCGTCCGGCGCGCGCCGGCTGCTGCTGCTCGGCGATCCGCAGCAACTGCCGCAGGTCAGTCAGGGCCTGCACCCCGAGCCGGTGGACCGCTCCGCGCTCGGCTGGGTCGCTGCGGGCAACGAGGTGCTCCCCGCTGACCGCGGCTACTTCCTCGCCGAGAGCTGGCGGATGCACCCGGCCGTCGCCGCGCGGGTCTCCGACCTCTCGTACGACGGCAAGCTCCGGGCCCGCGATGAACGCACCGCGGCCCGCCTGCTCGGCGGAGTGGCGCCCGGCGTGCATCCGGTACGGGTCGATCACGTGGGCAACGCCACGTCATCCGAAGAGGAGGCCGCGGCCGTCGTCGCGATCGTGCGCGACCTGCTCGGCCGCCCGTGGACGGCACCCGATCAGCATAGCGACGGCGACCCCCTCGGGGTGGAGGACCTCATCGTCGTCGCGCCGTACAACGCGCACGTCGACCTCGTACAGGCCCGGCTCGAGGAGGCGGGCATCGACGGCGTGCGCGTGGGCACGGTCGACCGGTTCCAGGGGCAGGAGGCGGTGGTGGCGATCGTCACGCTCGCCGCGTCGTCGGCCGCCGACGTGCCGCGGGGCATCTCGTTCCTGCTGCTGCCGAACCGTCTCAACGTCGCCGTGTCACGGGCGCAGTGGGCCGCGTTCGTCGTGCACTCGCCGGCGCTCAGCGACCATCTGCCGCGCACGCCGCAGGCTCTCGCACAGCTGAGCGGCTTCCTGCGACTCACCGAACCGGTGGAGGCGGTGCCGCACCTGCACGCGTGA